A genomic segment from Xiphophorus maculatus strain JP 163 A chromosome 6, X_maculatus-5.0-male, whole genome shotgun sequence encodes:
- the LOC111608868 gene encoding tripartite motif-containing protein 16-like: MEQNQPDQETLSCSICLDLLKDPVTIPCGHSYCMNCINSFWNEGEQKKNYHCPQCRERFTLRPVLKKNTMLAALVEQLKKTGVQAPADHRYAGPEDVACDFCTGRKLKAIKSCLVCLASYCEKHLQPHYDVAPLKKHKLVEPSKNLQDNICSKHDEVMKMFCRTDQKFICYLCSVDEHKGHDTVSAAAERTERQRELEERRGNIQQRIQDREKDVKLLQQEVEAINHSADKTVEDSEKIFTELIRLLQKRSSDVKQQIRSQQETEVSRVKDVQEKLEQEITELKRKDAELEQLSHTEDHNQFLLNYPSLPALSESTHSSSINIRPLRHFEDVAAAVSELREKLQDVLRDSWTNISLMVTEVDVLLSEPGPTTRAGFLKYSCEITMDPNTAHTKLVLSEGNRKVTAMNQHQSYSSHPERFTDWFQVLSKESLTGRCYWEVEWRGNIRVSVAYKNISRAGGGNDCIFGGNDKSWALYCNTSQFCHNNIWTSVSGPVSSRVGVYLDHRAGILSFYSVSESMTLIHRVQTRFTEPLHAGVLVELIGDSAEFCKPK, from the coding sequence atggagcagaATCAGCCGGACCAAGAAACTCTCTCCTGTTCGATCTGCCTGGATCTACTGAAGGATCCGGTGACGATTCCCTGCGGACACAGCTACTGTATGAACTGTATTAACAGCTTCTGGAATGAAGGTGAGCAGAAGAAGAACTATCACTGTCCTCAATGCAGAGAGAGATTCACACTGAGgcctgttttaaagaaaaacaccatgctagcagctttagtggagcagctgaagaagactggAGTCCAAGCTCCTGCTGATCACCGCtatgctggacctgaagatgtggcctgtgatttctgcactggaagaaaactgaaagccatcAAGTCCTGTTTAGTCTGTCTGGCCTCTTACTGTGAGAAACACCTTCAGCCTCATTATGATGTGGCTcctttaaagaaacacaagctggtggagCCTTCCAAGAACCTCCAGGACAACATCTGCTCTAAGcatgatgaggtgatgaagatgttcTGCCGCACTGATCAGAAGTTTATCTGCTATCTCTGCTCTGTGGATGAACATAAAGGTCATGACACAgtgtcagctgcagcagaaaggactgagaggcagagagagctggaggagagacgaggaaacatccagcagagaatccaggacagagagaaagatgtgaagctgcttcaacaggaggtggaggccatcaatcactctgctgataaaacagtggaggacagtgagaagatcttcactgaactgatccgtctcctccagaaaagaagctctgatgtgaagcagcagatcagatcccagcaggaaactgaagtgagtcgagtcaaagatgttcaggagaagctggagcaggagatcactgagctgaagaggaaagacgctgagctggagcagctctcacacacagaggatcacaaccagtttctcctcaactacccctcactgccagcactcagtgagtctacacactcatccagcatcaacatccgtcctctgagacactttgaggacgtggcagcagctgtgtcagagctcagagagaaactacaggacgtcctgagagactcatggacaaacatctcactgatgGTCACTGAGGTGGATGTTCTACTGTCAGAACCAGGACCAACGACAAGGGCTGGattcttaaaatattcatgtgAAATCACAATGGATCCAAACACAGCTCACACAAAGCTGGTTCTGTCAGAGGGAAACAGGAAGGTGACAGCGATGAATCAACATCAGTCTTATTCTAGTCACCCAGAGAGATTCACTGATTGGTTTCAGGTTCTGAGTAAAGAGAGTTTAACTGGacgttgttactgggaggtggagtggaGAGGGAACATACGCGTATCAGTCGCATACAAGAATATCAGCAGAGCAGGAGGTGGGAATGACTGTATATTTGGAGGCAATGACAAATCTTGGGCTTTATATTGTAACACTTCTCAATTTTGTCACAACAACATCTGGACCTCCgtctcaggtccagtttcctccagagtcggagtgtacctggatcacagagcaggtattctgtccttctacagcgtCTCTGAATCCATGACTCTgatccacagagtccagaccagatTCACTGAGCCGCTAC